In one Melospiza melodia melodia isolate bMelMel2 chromosome 5, bMelMel2.pri, whole genome shotgun sequence genomic region, the following are encoded:
- the LOC134418583 gene encoding uncharacterized protein LOC134418583, translating into MASNYRKPGLGTAQRKKSGLKPELTEEQKQEIREAFDLFDTDGSGSIDIKELKVAMRALGFEPKKEEIKKMIADIDKEGSGTISFEDFLAMMTQKMSEKDSKEEILKAFRLFDDDGTGKISFKNLKRVAKELGENLTDEELQEMIDEADRDGDGEVSEQEFLRIMKKTSLY; encoded by the exons ATG GCATCCAACTATAGAAAACCTGGCTTAGGTACAGCCCAGAGGAAGAAAAGTGGCTTGAAACCTGAACTTACAGAAGAGCAAAAGCAGGAGATCAGAGAAGCTTTTGATTTGTTTGACACTGATGGATCTGGAAGCATTGACATAAAAGAACTGAag GTTGCAATGCGTGCCTTAGGCTTTGAGCCAAAGAAGGAAGAGATTAAGAAGATGATAGCAGACATTGACAAGGAAGGAAGTGGCACCATCAGCTTTGAAGACTTTTTAGCTATGATGACACAAAAAATG AGCGAAAAGGATTCAAAAGAAGAAATCCTGAAAGCTTTCAGATTATTTGATGATGATGGCACAGGAAAAATCTCATTCAAAAACTTGAAAAGGGTTGCCAAGGAGCTGGGAGAAAATTTAACAGATGAAGAACTTCAG GAAATGATTGATGAAGCTGATCGAGATGGAGATGGGGAAGTAAGCGAGCAAGAATTTTTGAGAATCATGAAGAAAACTAGCTTATACTAA
- the BBS12 gene encoding Bardet-Biedl syndrome 12 protein, with protein MAFRDVNARRHIGLQQLSALASTGRTFLGPVKSHKFIVDEITKQSTLICSAVRLLESLDLTSAVGQLLNESIQAQKKEFKTGMSTLLFLVGAWSSAVVECLQQNVPVPAIVSVMSEGLNSCCERVQCLQIPTHDVKKELCSSRVRPKASESKTGQAGRDAFTNPWDLLCFQRDISATEEVIPINSCSHQGDDCNFNKLLVSPLAGFGSVALFVKAAGDRSSPALSGSAVTASSCITQKLTHSRHFSTLGKGPSASQQGSFQGHLSGPPADVCGCCGLGHLAVALSHGNQSSVKLLQSIAAYQQERAEGSGNSQINIAEIVTCCVLGLPESYSCVSPGFVTLVSPEQASVIKHFADKPLRVLLMDGDLTEGYRHLGFNRPPNVRTILEHPSPQGWAGDAWLSKTLDILMSFEVNLVLVKGNVCKNLMERCTASRILVVGCVARDVLRAFGAATGARAVTYLSQLNAASVGSGAWAELWKSSDGRAVDLGELLPARISAGGIALLTAVLTTALPCKAQLLEDQFWTLLYRLHHALKDGKVFPGGGAVELLCLSHVQALAEQPGRPGSDRAAREFPSPWLAEHKPVVLQALASGWRRYLAVLLRNTARAGSELEAGASVDRHLQEAAACGSPSAYILEQFRRGGVLGSGSEPDPEQVTGLRVCDNVAAKTEAWRRALDLVLLVLQTDAEIVTGPRGHQILNSPVSSEFMFL; from the coding sequence ATGGCTTTCAGGGATGTGAATGCCAGGAGACACATTGGACTCCAACAACTCTCAGCCTTAGCATCCACTGGGAGAACATTCCTGGGGCCAGTGAAATCACATAAATTCATTGTGGATGAAATCACCAAGCAGAGCACATTGATTTGTTCTGCTGTTAGGCTGCTGGAAAGTTTGGATTTGACAAGCGCTGTTGGGCAGCTTCTCAACGAGAGCATTCAGGCCCAGAAGAAGGAGTTTAAGACGGGGATGAGCACCCTGTTGTTCCTGGTTGGAGCGTGGAGCAGTGCTGTGGTGGAGTGCCTCCAGCAGAACGTTCCTGTTCCAGCTATAGTGTCTGTGATGTCTGAGGGGTTGAACTCCTGCTGTGAGAGAGTCCAGTGTCTTCAGATACCAACACATGATGTGAAGAAAGAGCTGTGTTCTAGCAGAGTTAGGCCAAAGGCTTCTGAAAGCAAAACTGGCCAAGCTGGACGTGATGCTTTTACAAATCCTTGGGATTTGCTGTGTTTTCAGAGAGATATTTCTGCAACAGAAGAAGTAATCCCAATAAATTCTTGTTCCCATCAAGGAGATGATTGTAATTTTAACAAGCTCCTGGTTTCACCCTTGGCTGGCTTTGGTTCAGTGGCTTTATTTGTCAAGGCAGCGGGTGACAGAAGTTCACCTGCGCTGTCTGGAAGTGCTGTTACTGCTTCCAGCTGTATCACACAGAAGTTAAcccacagcagacacttcagcaCTCTAGGGAAAGGCCCTTCTGCAAGTCAGCAGGGAAGTTTTCAGGGACACCTTTCAGGACCACCAGCAGATGTGTGTGGGTGTTGTGGTTTAGGacacctggcagtggctctgagcCACGGAAACCAGAGCAGCGTGAAGCTGCTACAAAGCATTGCTGCCTATCAGCAAGAGAGAGCAGAGGGCAGTGGCAATTCCCAGATTAATATTGCAGAGATTGTGACGTGCTGTGTGCTGGGCCTGCCCGAGAGCTATTCCTGTGTCTCCCCAGGCTTTGTCACCTTGGTGTCACCAGAGCAAGCCTCAGTcatcaaacactttgcagacaaaCCCCTCCGCGTTCTGCTGATGGATGGTGACCTCACGGAGGGGTACCGACACTTAGGGTTTAACAGACCACCTAATGTAAGGACCATCTTGGAGCATCCCAGtccacagggatgggcaggagaTGCGTGGCTAAGCAAAACGTTGGATATTCTGATGAGCTTTGAAGTAAACCTGGTTTTGGTCAAAGGAAACGTGTGCAAGAACTTGATGGAGAGGTGCACGGCCAGCAGGATATTGGTAGTTGGCTGCGTGGCCCGGGATGTGCTGCGTGCCTTCGGGGCAGCCACCGGTGCCCGGGCAGTGACGTACCTGAGCCAGCTGAACGCTGCCTCCGTCGGGAGCGGGGCCTGGGCGGAGCTGTGGAAGAGCAGCGATGGGCGTGCGGTGGATCTGGGCGAGCTGCTGCCGGCGCGGATCAGCGCGGGAGGCATCGCGCTGCTCACGGCCGTGCTCACCACTGCCCTGCCTTGCAAGGCGCAGCTCCTCGAGGACCAGTTCTGGACTTTGCTGTATCGGCTCCATCACGCTCTGAAGGACGGCAAGGTTTTCCCTGGGGGCGGTGCGGTGGAGCTCTTGTGCCTCAGTCACGTCCAggcgctggcagagcagcccgggcGGCCGGGAAGCGACAGAGCTGCGAGAGAGTTCCCCAGTCCCTGGCTGGCAGAGCATAAGCCCgttgtgctccaggcactggcgAGCGGCTGGAGGCGGTACCTGGCCGTGCTCCTGCGGAACACTGCGAGGGCCGGCTCGGAGCTGGAAGCAGGTGCCTCCGTGGATCGTCACCTCCAAGAAGCAGCGGCCTGTGGCTCTCCCTCAGCTTACATTTTGGAACAGTTTAGGAGAGGGGGAGTGCTCGGGAGTGGCTCTGAACCCGACCCTGAGCAGGTCACAGGTTTAAGGGTTTGTGATAACGTTGCAGCCAAGACGGAGGCGTGGAGGAGAGCTCTGgacctggtgctgctggtgcttcaGACTGATGCCGAAATTGTCACAGGCCCCAGAGGGCATCAGATCCTGAACTCACCTGTGTCAAGCGAATTTATGTTTTTATAG